From a single Silene latifolia isolate original U9 population chromosome 6, ASM4854445v1, whole genome shotgun sequence genomic region:
- the LOC141587913 gene encoding uncharacterized protein LOC141587913 codes for MPENSKESSHGYDFYDDPLYLSSSDEPFSHLISPLFNGNDGKRANAIEIYQLKKDLDVVSQSNLSLVEYYSKLKNYWETLDSLDPIPQCSYDKIAQCSCTLMNRIVARENNSKLIQFLMGLNTGFDNIRTQILSMDPLPTINRALGLLQKIEKQKHVVESVEVLTEASAYASFKAVDVNTHEKKEKKYCSHCKMNNHNLDECFWVNGCDYCGKPGHKIDKCYRLVGFLSDKTAKPPTKPAKPKPKNFGGKSGYKKSANTVHVIEHNDSEDDHPLVQSSDASTSQSFDPNMLDGLVTSVVDQVLKRISDNMPSLSSSNFTGMVPNSLANAVHHNLFLHDWIIDTGASDHMTFNTRLLHNVRFLPKSLPIGLPDGSIKHVSKVGDIRLNDKILLQNVLLISDFKQNLLSVSKLIDDNKLFDVFSAANCSFQDLSTKLVIATGRRIGDLYRFQNFNIQDLVNKVVSIVSKTLGCTSSVSQSLHSANSSSCSASVDLLHARLGHIGFDKLNYVNTLHNNGKKVKHCETCVLSKHH; via the exons ATGCCTGAGAATTCTAAAGAAAGTAGTCATGGTTATGACTTCTATGATGATCCTTTGTATTTGTCATCATCTGATGAGCCGTTTTCGCACCTGATTTCACCATTGTTTAATGGTAATGACGGAAAAAGG GCGAATGCTATAGAAATCTATCAACTCAAGAAGGATCTTGATGTTGTAAGTCAGTCCAATTTATCTCTTGTTGAATATTATAGCAAGTTGAAGAATTACTGGGAAACATTGGACAGTCTTGACCCAATTCCTCAGTGTTCTTATGATAAGATTGCTCAATGTTCATGCACTCTTATGAATAGAATTGTTGCTCGAGAGAATAATTCCAAGCTAATACAGTTTTTAATGGGATTAAACACTGGTTTTGACAATATTAGAACCCAAATTCTTTCAATGGATCCTTTGCCTACCATCAATAGAGCATTAGGGTTGTTACAGAAAATTGAGAAACAAAAGCATGTTGTTGAGTCTGTTGAAGTCTTGACTGAAGCATCTGCTTATGCTTCTTTCAAGGCTGTTGATGTTAATACTCATGAGAAAAAGGAGAAGAAGTATTGCAGTCACTGTAAGATGAACAATCATAACCTAGATGAATGTTTTTGGGTTAATGGGTGTGATTACTGTGGTAAACCAGGGCATAAGATTGATAAGTGTTATCGTTTGGTTGGATTTCTTAGTGATAAGACTGCTAAGCCTCCTACAAAACCTGCCAAACCTAAACCTAAGAATTTTGGTGGGAAGTCTGGGTACAAGAAAAGTGCAAATACTGTTCATGTTATTGAACATAATGATTCTGAAGATGATCATCCTCTAGTTCAGTCTTCTGATGCCAGTACTTCTCAGTCTTTTGATCCAAATATGTTAGATGGATTGGTCACATCTGTCGTTGATCAGGTTCTCAAGAGGATTTCAGACAACATGCCATCTTTATCATCCTCTAATTTTACAGGTATGGTTCCTAATTCACTTGCTAATGCTGTTCATCATAATTTGTTTTTACATGACTGGATCATTGACACTGGTGCTTCTGACCATATGACCTTTAACACTCGTTTATTGCATAATGTTAGATTCTTGCCTAAATCCTTGCCTATAGGTCTTCCAGATGGTAGTATTAAGCATGTATCTAAAGTTGGTGATATTAGATTAAATGACAAAATCTTGCTGCAGAATGTTTTATTGATTTCTGATTTTAAACAGAATCTCCTATCTGTTAGTAAACTGATTGATGATAACAAATTGTTTGATGTGTTTTCTGCTGCCAATTGTTCTTTTCAGGATCTTTcaactaaacttgtcattgcTACTGGCAGACGAATAGGAGATCTCTACAGATTTCAAAACTTTAACATTCAAGACTTAGTGAATAAAGTAGTTTCCATTGTTTCAAAAACTTTAGGTTGTACTAGTTCTGTTAGCCAGTCTTTACATTCTGCAAACAGTAGTTCATGTTCAGCTTCTGTGGATTTGTTACATGCCAGATTAGGCCATATAGGTTTTGATAAACTCAACTATGTAAATACTCTTCATAATAATGGAAAGAAGGTTAAGCATTGTGAAACTTGTGTTCTATCTAAGCATCATTAA